The following proteins come from a genomic window of Gossypium raimondii isolate GPD5lz chromosome 5, ASM2569854v1, whole genome shotgun sequence:
- the LOC105770383 gene encoding 60S ribosomal protein L10 produces MGRRPARCYRQIKNKPYPKSRYCRGVPDPKIRIYDVGMKKKGVDEFPFCVHLVSWEKENVSSEALEAARIACNKYMAKFAGKDAFHLRVRVHPFHVLRINKMLSCAGADRLQTGMRGAFGKPQGTCARVDIGQVLLSVRCKDSNSHHAQEALRRAKFKFPGRQKIIVSRKWGFTKYNRADYLKWKSENRIMPDGVNAKLLGCHGPLTNRQPGRAFLSGSD; encoded by the exons ATGGGGAGGA GACCTGCAAGGTGTTATCGCCAAATCAAGAATAAGCCATACCCCAAATCTCGATACTGCCGTGGTGTCCCAGATCCTAAGATCAGAATTTATGATGTTGGGATGAAGAAAAAAGGTGTTGATGAGTTTCCTTTCTGTGTCCATCTTGTGAGTTGGGAGAAGGAGAACGTCTCAAGTGAGGCATTGGAAGCTGCCCGTATTGCCTGCAACAAGTACATGGCCAAGTTTGCAGGGAAGGATGCTTTCCATTTGAGAGTGCGGGTTCATCCCTTCCATGTTCTGCGTATCAACAAGATGCTTTCATGTGCCGGTGCTGATAGGCTTCAGACCGGAATGAGGGGTGCTTTTGGGAAACCTCAAGGAACATGTGCCAGAGTTGACATTGGTCAGGTTCTGCTGTCTGTTCGTTGCAAGGACAGCAACAGCCATCATGCACAGGAGGCCCTCCGTCGTGCAAAGTTCAAGTTTCCTGGTCGTCAAAAGATTATTGTTAGCAGGAAGTG GGGATTTACCAAGTACAACCGTGCTGATTATCTGAAGTGGAAGTCTGAGAACAGGATCATGCCAGACGGTGTCAATGCAAAG CTTCTTGGATGTCATGGTCCTTTGACTAATCGTCAACCTGGAAGAGCTTTCCTCTCTGGATCAGACTAG
- the LOC105770384 gene encoding serine/threonine-protein kinase AtPK2/AtPK19, translated as MVSSQLSSLNESRINKAFQYQLLVPVGQPDSLTSDHLEFDFSDVFGPAPVQPSMEINSQNPRNLVVAIESNEMLYDVPAVICNRSHSLVGPSTYVSQSLKLSKLTLRETGDSLELVEGAREEAQKELKKPSIDDVILENPDDHIETHLLRQQSVGLDDFEVLKVVGQGAFAKVYQVRRNGTSDIYAMKVMRKDKIMEQNHAEYMKSERAILGKVDHPFIVQLRYSFQTKYRLYLVLDFVNGGHLFFQLYRQGLFREDLARIYTAEIVSAVSHLHANGIMHRDLKPENILLDADGHVMLTDFGLAKEFDENTRSNSLCGTLEYMAPEIVLGKGHDKAADWWSVGILLYEMLTGKPPFTGGNRQKVQDKIIKEKIKLPAFLSSEAHSILKGLLQKEASKRLGCGKGGSEEIKRHKWFKAINWKKLEAREVRPSFLPDVAGNHCVANFEECWTSMPVIDSPVASPTFGENPFKGFTYVRPVASFLQRNA; from the exons ATGGTTTCCTCTCAGTTATCTAGTTTAAATGAGTCTCGCATTAACAAAGCATTCCAATATCAGTTGCTTGTCCCTGTGGGGCAACCTGATTCTCTGACATCTGATCATCTTGAGTTTGATTTCTCGGATGTGTTTGGACCTGCCCCAGTTCAACCCTCAATGGAAATCAACTCCCAGAATCCTAGAAATCTGGTTGTTGCAATTGAATCCAATGAAATGCTTTATGATGTTCCAGCTGTCATCTGTAACCGTTCACACTCCTTGGTTGGCCCCTCAACATATGTTAGCCAGTCATTGAAGCTTAGCAAGCTCACATTACGTGAAACGGGGGATTCCTTGGAACTTGTAGAAGGAGCAAGGGAAGAGGCTCAAAAAGAGCTTAAGAAACCTTCAATTGATGATGTTATCCTGGAGAACCCTGATGACCATATAGAGACTCATCTTTTGAGACAACAATCTGTGGGACTTGAcgattttgaagttttaaagGTTGTTGGCCAAGGTGCTTTTGCAAAGGTTTATCAAGTAAGAAGGAATGGTACCTCAGACATATATGCAATGAAAGTCATGCGCAAGGATAAGATTATGGAGCAAAATCATGCTGAATACATGAAATCTGAGAGGGCTATATTAGGCAAAGTGGACCATCCGTTCATTGTGCAGCTCAGATACTCATTCCAA ACCAAATATAGGCTGTATCTTGTTCTTGACTTTGTTAATGGGGGACATCTTTTCTTCCAACTTTATCGCCAAGGCTTGTTCAG GGAAGATTTGGCTCGCATATATACTGCGGAGATAGTATCAGCTGTTTCTCATCTCCATGCAAATGGCATAATGCACAGGGATCTAAAACCTGAAAATATTCTTCTGGATGCAGATGGACAT GTAATGCTGACTGATTTCGGCCTAGCAAAGGAATTTGACGAAAATACAAGATCCAATTCTCTGTGTGGAACTTTAGAATATATGGCACCTGAAATTGTTCTTGGAAAAGGCCATGACAAGGCTGCTGATTGGTGGAGTGTTGGAATTCTATTGTATGAAATGCTTACTGGGAAG CCACCCTTTACTGGAGGAAACAGACAAAAGGTCcaggataaaataataaaggaaaagatTAAGCTGCCAGCTTTTTTGTCAAGTGAAGCACACTCAATCCTCAAGGGG CTGCTGCAGAAAGAAGCAAGTAAGCGTCTGGGTTGTGGAAAAGGAGGTAGTGAGGAGATCAAACGCCATAAATGGTTCAAGGCCATTAACTGGAAGAAATTAGAGGCTCGGGAGGTTAGGCCGAGTTTTCTCCCTGATGTTGCAGGAAACCACTGCGTAGCTAATTTTGAGGAGTGCTGGACTAGCATGCCGGTTATTGATTCTCCCGTTGCCAGTCCTACATTCGGTGAGAATCCCTTTAAGGGGTTCACCTATGTGAGGCCTGTCGCCTCATTTCTTCAGAGAAATGCTTGA
- the LOC105770386 gene encoding methylesterase 17 — MQNQQGCVAEFPKQLILPCPAKQKAAMEEEVTMSMTEKETAAMNNPHFVLVHGLGGGAWCWYRIKCLMEISGYKVSCIDLKGAGTDRSDANSIVSFDDYNKPLMDFMSALPHSEQVILVGHSAGGLSVTQATHKFANKIRLAVYVAATMLKSGFLTDQDTKDGVPDFSQFGDVYELGFGLGAEQPPTTAMVKKEFQRKIIYQMSPQEDSTLAALLLRPGPTLALQSARFKEDGEMVEKVGRIYIKTMHDNVIKPEQQEAMIKKWPPSQVHVLDSDHSPFFSAPFSLFGLLLKVAATSAGYK, encoded by the exons ATGCAGAATCAGCAAGGGTGTGTGGCTGAGTTTCCAAAGCAACTGATTTTGCCTTGTCCAGCAAAACAAAAAGCAGCCATGGAAGAGGAGGTGACGATGAGTATGACAGAAAAGGAAACAGCAGCCATGAATAATCCACACTTCGTGCTGGTTCATGGTCTTGGTGGAGGAGCTTGGTGCTGGTACAGAATCAAGTGCCTCATGGAGATTTCTGGTTACAAGGTTTCATGCATAGACCTCAAAGGCGCAGGGACTGATCGCTCTGATGCTAATTCTATTGTATCTTTTGATGATTATAACAAGCCTCTCATGGACTTCATGTCTGCCTTGCCTCATTCTGAACAG GTAATATTGGTAGGTCATAGTGCTGGAGGGTTAAGTGTAACGCAAGCCACTCACAAATTCGCCAACAAAATCCGTCTGGCGGTGTATGTAGCAGCCACCATGCTAAAATCAGGCTTCTTGACTGATCAAGATACCAAAGAT GGAGTACCTGATTTTTCCCAATTTGGTGATGTGTACGAATTGGGATTTGGATTGGGAGCTGAGCAGCCTCCAACCACTGCCATGGTGAAAAAGGAATTCCAACGTAAAATCATCTATCAAATGAGCCCTCAAGAG GATTCGACTCTAGCAGCACTGCTTTTAAGGCCAGGACCGACCCTAGCATTGCAGAGTGCTCGATTCAAAGAAGATGGGGAAATGGTGGAGAAAGTGGGGCGGATATACATTAAGACGATGCATGATAATGTTATAAAACCAGAGCAACAGGAGGCGATGATAAAGAAATGGCCGCCATCTCAAGTGCATGTTTTGGATAGTGACCACAGCCCCTTTTTCTCTGCCCCTTTTTCACTCTTCGGCCTACTCCTTAAAGTTGCAGCAACTTCAGCTGGATATAAGTAG